Part of the Natrialbaceae archaeon AArc-T1-2 genome, TACGTCCTCGAGCCGAGCTACGACTTCGCCGCCTGGTTGCTCGATACCGTCCTGTTCGTCGGCGGACTCAACGACTACCTCCGGACCAACTACGAACTCGAGGGCGTCGCCTACGCGGCGATGTGGGTCGGATTCTCGTTTCCGCTCGGCTGGTTCCTCGGCGGACTCGTCGCGCTGGCGAATCTCGTCCGACCCTCGGAGTGATACTGTCGGACAGAAGTACGTAAACGAAAGAAGACGACAATCGGGACAGCCGACGAAACAGCGGGCGCGAAGAACGGGACTGCTGTCCCGTGATGAGCGCCCGGACACTGAAACACCGTGTTCGATACTGGCGGGCGAAAATCCGCCAGGATTTTCGTCCGACAGTATGAGTCGGAACGTCCAATTGTTGCCCTCGAGTCGTCCTCGATCTGCCGAATCCGAACGTACTGCCGGTTCCCGATACCATTAGGAGAACTGACTGCTAACGCTTGCGTATGGAACTCGACCTGCCGAAGACCGTCGTCGCGTTCGTCTTGGTCGTCGCGATCGGAACAGGTGCACTGTTGACGATGCCGATGGGTATGACGACCGACACCGTGTTGATGATGGTGACGCCGTCGATGGTGATCTTCGGGCTGATCACCCTCGCGATCGGCGTCGCACACGGACAGTACCGGGCGACGAACTGACCGTTACATGTACCCGAGGTCGCGCAGACGCTGCATCAGGTCCTCTTTGTCCTGGGCGCGGCCGGCGCGTTCGGTCGTCTCTGCGAGATCCTGGAGCCAGGCTGGTTCCTCGTCGCTTTTCTCGGTGGAGACCTCGCTGCCAAGCGACCGGAAGCCGGCGAAGTACTTCGGCGAGACGGGGATGTCCTCCTGTGTGAGGTCGTTCGGAAGGTCGTCGGCGCTTTCTGGCACGTAGCCGTCGTCGGGGAACTCGGGGACGGTGTCGGGAACGACGTAGTTCCAGAACGCCTCCCAGACGGCGGTCTCGTCGAACTGGAGGATGGGCTGGATACGGTCGTGAGGCGGGTAGATCTCGGGGTCGTGTCGCGGCGAGAAGAACGTCTCGTCGGCGCGGGCCTCCTGTTCGTCCCAGCGCACGCCCGAGATGACGCCATCGACGTCGTACTCCTCTAAGGCGTTGTTCAGGGCGACGGTCTTCAGCAGATGGTTACCGACGTACGTATCGAGCAAGAACGGGAACGTCTCCTCCTCGTACTCGAGGATCTCGCGGACGTGATGGTGGTTGTGCTCTGAGAGGGCGTCGACCGGGATGTCGTCGCCGGGCGTAAGGTCGTGTTCGTCGACGTACTCGCCGACGTCCTCGTTGCGGGCGTAGACGACCTCGAGGTCCCACTCCTCGGCCCAGCGGGAAACGAAGCTGTGAATGTCCTCGAAGTGCTGGAAGTGGTCGATGAAGATCGCCGTCGGCAGGTCGTAGCCGTACTCCTCGGCGACTTCTTTCATGAAATAAAGCGTCAGCGTCGAGTCCTTGCCGCCGGTCCACATCACCGCCGGGTTCTCGTACTCCTCGAGTCCCGTGTGGGTGACCTCGATCGCTTTCTCGATTTTGTCCTCGAGACGCAGGTAGTCTTCGGGATCTTCGCCAGCACCGTCTTGGTAGTCGACGTCGACGTAGTCGGGAAAGTTCTCGGGCATGAGCTGTAATTAGATATAATTAGGAGCGTAAAACGCTTTGGGACGCCGGAAACCTCTGTCGGTACTGTGAACTCGCCGGCCGGCGACTCCCGGAGTCGCGCCGGTCAGCCGTCGGAGCCGGTCAGCTTGTACCGCGCTTCCGCGACGACCGCGTCGCCCATCTCGAAGACGTTCTCGATCCTGTCTTCGCCGTCGGGATCGAGCGCGTCGGGATCGCCATTGGCGTCTTCGACCCACTCGTAGCCGACCTCGACGTCGTTGAGAACGAGCCACAGCCCCGTGAGCGTATCGGAGAGCTGTCGGCCGTCGACGTCCCACTCCTCGTCGTCGGCAGTCGCGGTAAACCCCCACTCGTCGATCTCGGCCTCGAGTGGCGCAACCTCCGCGTCGTACTCCCCGAGCAACGCGTCGGCCTCGGCGGCGACCTCGACCAGCTCGTCGGTCCCCGCCTCTGCGGGCTCTTCGAGCCACGCGTCGAACGCGATCTGGGCCGTCTCGACGGTCGAGACAGCATCGTCCATCCAGGCCCGGACGGTCTGCCAGTCGTCGGGTGGGCCGTTTCCGAAGCCAGTACACCCTGCAAGCGAGAGCGAGAGTCCGCCACCGATCGCGGCCACGAGTTGCCGTCGGTGCATGCGCTGCACCGGTCGCTACGGCGTAATGAGTGTTTGGAAAATAGAGTCACTATCAGCCGTCGTCGCATTCGGGGACTCACGGAGAACGTGTCGACCATCGGACGTCCATCGGTCAACGACTTCGGATAGCGATGATAAATCCGCCGACCCTGATTACGATAATCGCAAAGACAGCAATAGCGAACGCTGCCATGATCACGTCCACGACGGTAAACTCTCCGCCGGTGAGAGCCCAGGCCCCACCCAGAATTACCACTGCGACGACGAGTACGGCCACGAAACGGAACAGGTCTTTCATGTCCATCGTGCCATCGGCCATCCTGAATCCGATGTGACGCTGTGTACCGTGATAAAACGTACGTATAGCTAAAGTTAAGATTCGTTTGGATGGTTCAGTGTTTTTCCGGATATCTTCACGATAGCCCTACGAAGGACTCACGCCTCTCGGACGACGAACACCGGGGTCGCCGCGTCGTCGACGACCCGTTCGGAGACGCTACCCATCGAGAACTGCTTCTCCCGTGCGCTTTTCCCGTGGGTACCGATGGTGATCAGGTCGATGTCTTCCTCGTCGGCGTACTCGAGAATCGTCTTCGACGGCGTCCCGCGTCGAACCGATTCGGTGGTCTCGAGGCTGGCCTCGGCGGCCCGGTCGGCGACGGCGGCGACGGCGTCTTCGCCCTCGTCCTCGAGTTTCGTTTCGATCTCCGTACGCGTCTCGTCGGTCGCCGCCTGCAGGATTCGGGTATCGATCACGTACAGCGCGTGGATCGTCGCGTCGTTGTCCGCGGCGATCGGGATCGCGTGCTCGAGGGTCTGTGCGACGGTGGCGCTGCCGTCCGTCGGCACGAGGACGTCGTCGTACATAGTCGGCTGCACTCATTCCGAGGTGAGAAGTGTTTTGGTCGGGGCTGTAGCCGCGGTCGTTTTGAGGGTCGCGATCGAACGACCGGTATGTCCCTCGAGAGATACGACGACGCGATCGCCGACCTCGAACCGGACGCCGACCAGATCGAGACCGCGGAGGTGGTCGTCACGGACGACGTGCTCGTGAAGGCGTTCGCGCTGGGTCCGGGTGCGACGCTCGAGCCACACGAACACCCCGACAGCACGAACGTCTTTCACGTTCTCTCCGGGACGGTGACGGTTCTGCAAGATGACGAGCACGAACGGGTCTCGGCTCCGGGAGTCGTCCTCCACGAACGAGGCGTCGACCACGGCGCGCGAAACGACACCGACGAGACGGTCGTGTTCACCGCGAGTCTCTGTCCGCTTCCGTCCTGAATCGGGGCTCGGCTTCGACGCGCTCGTACTCGTTCGTCGCCACCACATCAGTGACACGCGGCCACGAGCGGGTGCGTCGAACGCTCGAGACGGATTCTCCTCGGTGACGGTCAGACATAAAGTACTTTGCCCTGTGCTCGAACGTATCGGCGTATGATAGATCCCGTCTCCGTGGGGCTGGTTCTCGCCGGACTGGTTCTGTTGTTCGCAGGTGCGACGCTGTCGAGTTACGGCGTCGGCGCGCTGGGACTGGGGCTGGGCGGAAGCGGCGGGTACCTCTTCGGACCGGCAGTCGGTGCCGCGGTCGGGCTAGACGGGCTGGTCGCGACCGCCGTCGGCGTCGTCGTCGGTGCCGTCGCTGGCGTCGTCGTCACGTATCTGTTGTTGTCAGTCGCTGTCGCGACCGTGAGCTTCGTCGTCGGTACCTTCCTCGGTCTCGCGGTGTTTTCTCCCGTCCTCGCCGGCGGCGCGTGGTACCTCGAGTGGCCGGTCGCGATCGGGACCGGCCTCGCCGCGGCGTTGCTCGGGCTGGTGATGACCAAGACGGCGACGATTCTCGTCACCGCACTCGTCGGCAGCGCGTTAGCGACCCGTTCCGTGACGCTTTCGGCACTCGAGTCCGCGCAGGCGACGGGGAGTCTCGATCCGCTGTTGTTCGATGTCACCGCAGTGCCGTTTCTCGCCCTGTTCATCCTCGGGGTGCTCTCCCAGCTGGGGCTGTTCAAGTTCGGTTACGTGACCAGCGTGGCGAAGCTGTTGCCCGGCGCGAGCGTGCTCCGGGATCGGCGGCGGGGCGAAGCCGGATAAGACGCGTCCTCACCCACTCTTCTCGAGTTCGTCGACCAGCTCCGGTCCGACGCCGACGTAATCCGACGGCGTCAACGCGAGCAACTGCTCGCGGGTGCGGTCGTCGACTTCGAGGTCGTCGAACAGCTCCCGGAAATCCTCGAGAGTGACCTCCTGGCCGCGGGTGAGTTCCTTCACGCGCTCGTAGGCATCGTCCTGGCCTTCCCGGCGGAGGATCGTCTGGACTGCCTCGCCGATGATCTCGGGGGTCGACTCGAGCTCTTCGCACACGACGTGTTCGTTGGGGACGACCTTTGCGAGACCGTCGGCGGCTTTCGAGTAGCCGATGAGACAGTGAGCGAAGGCCGCACCGATGTTTCGCTTGACCGTCGAGTCCGAGAGGTCCCGCTGGAGTCGGGAGGTGGTGACGTAGTCGGCGAGGAACTCGAGGTCGGAGTTCGCCTTCGAGAGGTTGCCCTCGCTGTTCTCGAAGTCGATCGGGTTGACCTTGTGGGGCATCGTCGAGGAGCCGGTTTCACCCTCGACTGCCTCCTGGCCGAGGTAGCGATCGGAGACGTACAGCCAGACGTCGAGGTCGAGGTCGAGGAGGACCTGGTTCGCACTCCGGAACGCGTCGAACAGGGCGGCGAGGTCATCACACGGGTTGACCTGGGTCGTGAGTGGCTCGAACTCGAGACCCAACTCCGTGACGAACTCCCGGGCGAAGGCGGGCCAGTCGACGTCGGGGTAGGCGGCGACGTGGGCAGCGTAGGTGCCAGAGGCACCGCCGAGTTTCCCTCGGAGGCCGTCGGTCGCCTCGCGAATCTGCCCCGTCGCTCGACCGAGGCGGGCGGCGTAGACGGCCATCTCCTTGCCGAAGGTCGTCGGCGTCGCGGGCTGGCCGTGGGTCCGGGCGAGCATCGGCAGGTCGCGATACTCCCGGGCCATCTCCGCCAGCGCGTCACGGACCTCGTACAGCGCGGGCAACAGGACCTCGTCGACGGCGTCGCGGACGAGCAGCCGGTAGGCGAGATTGTTGACGTCCTCGCTGGTCAGCCCGAAGTGGATCCACGCGGAGGCGTCGCTGTCGTCGGGCAGTTCGTGGCGAATGAAGTACTCGACGGCTTTCACGTCGTGGTTCGTCGCCTCGAACTCGCCGTGGCCGGAGACCTCGAGGGTCTTGATCAGCCGGGCGTCCTCCTCGGCGAAGTGGCGGTACAGTCCCCGCAGATCGTCGCGGGCGGCGTCGTCGAGTTCCAGTGGCGTCGCCTCGAGGTCGGCGAGTGCGATCAGGTACTCGACTTCGACGCGAACGCGGGCACGCATCAGCGCCGCCTCGCTGGCGTACGGCGACAGCGGCGCGGTTCGGCTGCCGTACCGGCCGTCGAGCGGCGAGACGGCGTACAGCGCGTCGGTATCGGTCATGCTCGTCCCTGCCCGGCCACGGCCAAAAAGCATGTCGAAATGCCCCGCGAGAACGTGCACACTCGAGGGGATGTACAGGGTCTTCTCGGGCGGATATATCCACGTTCGTGGATACTCCTGCGGGAGAGACCGCAACCGCTTTCCCGCTCGCGGGCGGGCGTTCGACCATGACGCGAATCGCCGGGATGGCCGGCAACCGAGGGCGTAACCTGCTGAACATCGCCGACCGCGCGCCGGGCGGCGCGGAACTGTCCGTCGTCCTCACGAACACCGAGGACGCACCCGTACTCGAGGCCGCCGACGAGCGCGGGATTCCGACCGAGGTCGTCCCGCTCGAGGAGGACATGAGCCGACGGGAACACGAAGAGGCCGTCCTCGAGGCGCT contains:
- a CDS encoding DUF7333 family protein; the encoded protein is MELDLPKTVVAFVLVVAIGTGALLTMPMGMTTDTVLMMVTPSMVIFGLITLAIGVAHGQYRATN
- a CDS encoding phosphoadenosine phosphosulfate reductase family protein, which encodes MPENFPDYVDVDYQDGAGEDPEDYLRLEDKIEKAIEVTHTGLEEYENPAVMWTGGKDSTLTLYFMKEVAEEYGYDLPTAIFIDHFQHFEDIHSFVSRWAEEWDLEVVYARNEDVGEYVDEHDLTPGDDIPVDALSEHNHHHVREILEYEEETFPFLLDTYVGNHLLKTVALNNALEEYDVDGVISGVRWDEQEARADETFFSPRHDPEIYPPHDRIQPILQFDETAVWEAFWNYVVPDTVPEFPDDGYVPESADDLPNDLTQEDIPVSPKYFAGFRSLGSEVSTEKSDEEPAWLQDLAETTERAGRAQDKEDLMQRLRDLGYM
- a CDS encoding universal stress protein produces the protein MYDDVLVPTDGSATVAQTLEHAIPIAADNDATIHALYVIDTRILQAATDETRTEIETKLEDEGEDAVAAVADRAAEASLETTESVRRGTPSKTILEYADEEDIDLITIGTHGKSAREKQFSMGSVSERVVDDAATPVFVVREA
- a CDS encoding cupin domain-containing protein, producing MSLERYDDAIADLEPDADQIETAEVVVTDDVLVKAFALGPGATLEPHEHPDSTNVFHVLSGTVTVLQDDEHERVSAPGVVLHERGVDHGARNDTDETVVFTASLCPLPS
- a CDS encoding phosphate ABC transporter permease, whose translation is MIDPVSVGLVLAGLVLLFAGATLSSYGVGALGLGLGGSGGYLFGPAVGAAVGLDGLVATAVGVVVGAVAGVVVTYLLLSVAVATVSFVVGTFLGLAVFSPVLAGGAWYLEWPVAIGTGLAAALLGLVMTKTATILVTALVGSALATRSVTLSALESAQATGSLDPLLFDVTAVPFLALFILGVLSQLGLFKFGYVTSVAKLLPGASVLRDRRRGEAG
- the purB gene encoding adenylosuccinate lyase; the encoded protein is MTDTDALYAVSPLDGRYGSRTAPLSPYASEAALMRARVRVEVEYLIALADLEATPLELDDAARDDLRGLYRHFAEEDARLIKTLEVSGHGEFEATNHDVKAVEYFIRHELPDDSDASAWIHFGLTSEDVNNLAYRLLVRDAVDEVLLPALYEVRDALAEMAREYRDLPMLARTHGQPATPTTFGKEMAVYAARLGRATGQIREATDGLRGKLGGASGTYAAHVAAYPDVDWPAFAREFVTELGLEFEPLTTQVNPCDDLAALFDAFRSANQVLLDLDLDVWLYVSDRYLGQEAVEGETGSSTMPHKVNPIDFENSEGNLSKANSDLEFLADYVTTSRLQRDLSDSTVKRNIGAAFAHCLIGYSKAADGLAKVVPNEHVVCEELESTPEIIGEAVQTILRREGQDDAYERVKELTRGQEVTLEDFRELFDDLEVDDRTREQLLALTPSDYVGVGPELVDELEKSG